The sequence GAGCAATTGAAGTACACTGAGAAAATCTAGACAGGTCGAGGAAGGAAATACCAAAGGGTCATAAAAGTATCTAAAGACAATAGCCATCTCTCAGTTCCATTAATGTTAGTAAATAATTATTGTGATTGAACAGCTTTACCACATGTGGAGCCCATAATGCATCTCACTATATACAAAGAAACCAAACGAATTTTAGAAATCATCAGTAAAGAGAAAGATAAGAGATAAAAGCACATGGTATATCGGAACAGAATCAGTGATTTAAAACATATGATCAAAGCAGGCAACTAACTTTTAGTGATCGACTGATCTTTAACCCAACTTCAGGAGATGGAGATTGGTATACACGCTTCGACTTTCTCCTCACATCCAGCTTTATGTCTAAGTTGTCTACCTCATCATCTTCCTTCACTTTGAGTGGGGAGCTGCAAATGCATAAGAATTGAAGTGAGAAGAGAAAGGTGAAAAAAAGCCCAACATTTAAAACAGCACTGCATTATCAAAAAACTCAAAAGACGAGTCTTGTGATTCCATAGCAGGTCTTTCACCAAAACTATAGATTTAAGAGTcaaaatatgttgttttttgtttccttgaCCATACCCTGAGCGCTTGCAATCATAGGGATGAAGAAATGTTGATACTACCAAGGCTACAAGCAGGACCagccaaatattttgttttatatagcACCAGTTTCCAAGATAAAGTGCAAGGCGTTATGGATTAGTGATTTCAATTCATAAACCACTCTCTCTTATGGATTTTATGCTATTCCAGCCTTCTTTATAAGTATTCTTCACCCACTATAGTatagaattagattttttttttttttttttctttttgttttctgatGTGTTGAAACAAATTCCATTATCAAGTTGAGAAGCACAGAAAAGATGCAGGAAGGCCATCAAGAAGAATGTTTGGCAAACCAAGtgcataaaataaaagcatGGTCAAAGAGTTACACAGAGCGGGCTTTCTCCCATGGTCGTTCATCAATAGACTCTTCCCATATGACACAATCCCCAAAGCACTTATGGCAAGTCTGCATACCCTGTTAGAATTGaaccaaacaaataacaacAATATGATATTCACCCATGAAGATCAATGTCTTAGTTCTTAAGAACACCATAAATAGTTAAATAAGACAGAAAAACCAACACCACAACCCACATGCTGCTTCCCCATGATTCTCCGCATCTTATTTTTAAGCTTATAAACTAATGGTTCTCTAGTGAAATCACAATTCTATCTTGCTCAAAAACAATTTGAGGTTCATAAAAATACTCATCATTTTTCCACTGCATaagaaaaaatgcaaaaaaaaaaagaaaaagaagggtCAAAATGTCAAAATTACTGCACATCAATTTAACATACTCTTATAGTATACTCAAATCCAAAGTTACATGCTTTTATGGTATTTATACtcggataaaaatatttaagacaACAACCTTTTCAGATTATTCAACAGTATCATAAAGTGAGTGCACAACCATCTCCTCATGTTTGTACCtatatgaaatcatcaaatgGGGCTGCAACATCATATACCTTTCCATTACATTGTGAACAATCTAATCTAGATCTTTCTATTCCACACTCAGTGCATGGTGTATATCCCCTTCCCCTGCAACTTGGGCAAGGTAGCTCTCTGATATACTGGCCATTGGGACCAAACCACGACCTTATTTTGGGAGCATCAGATGTAACATTCCTGAAATTTTAAGTACATGTTAGATACCATGCCCCAATTGTAAAATTTGAATACTAGTAAAATTTAGTATGGATTATTCCAGCATTGTCATATGAACTTAAACAAAGCACTTCAACAAAGAAATCAACAGTCCATGCTACACCCAGCATGATATATCAGTAACAAATATCTCCATTCAGAAGAACACAACTAGAAATTTGAAGCAGTAAGATGAAACCAATCTTAACTTGAACACCAAATTTGCAAGCTTGTATGATTATTATGATGAATTAACAAAAAACATAACATATCCTAAATGAGTCTGTAATTTTTGTAGGTTGACATGTAAAATGTTTATCCAACACAACTTGTCTAGAAATGCAGAATtctatctttctctctctttatatacaCACTATTTATTAAAAGCCCGTTTAGTTAAAGTACTTTTATCTATAGCATTTCTTAGAAACGGTTTTTTAAAGAATCACTAGTATTTggatataaactaaaaaaaaaagtgctttaataatatttttggtaagGTATTCTATAACATAAAGtgatttttggaagaatcacATACAAGTAATTGTCCAATTGattctccaaaattttaaaaataattgtaaaaattttacCACACACctaatttttgtaagaaaacactttcaagCATTAGAAGCGTTTTGagcacttttcaaaatcactcccaaacagGCTATTAGCTACGGGAAAGATTCTCTCTCCTCCAAGATTCTTTCTCCTCCATCTCTTCTAACCATTTCcacttattcttattattaattccaccttACAAATAAAGCAACAATTTACAATTATTGGACTGctacaaataaatattattgactTCTAAAGCTGCCTGTTACAATCACAAGCAGataagtatttattatattatcatGAATGCATCTAGTATATTATATTAACATGAGGTCAAGTACTTAAATTAAACCTATCTCATCATGATGTGATTCAGCTTATGATgaaaaagaagataataaatttGCATGCTAGCCCATTCCACAAGtaacttccttttcattttctctaGTAAATtctattttctacttttaactTCTTCTCCCATTTCTATCATACTACAGATCATAAGCTCAGAACGAGGATGCGTACGCTATGTGTGAAAatgtaattttgaaaatgtaaacaTGCTCAATTAATCACAAGGTTAGTTTACAATTTCTTGACGCTTTCACTAATTTCACAAGGTTAGTTTACAATTTCTTGACGCTTTCACTAATTCTAGGTATTTCAAATCCGGATCAATGCAGTAACAATTCATGAATTGATGAATAGACTGAACCTGGGTTGTAGATCAACCTCCAGTCCGAAGAGCTCCACCGAAGGATCATAACCCAACTGCCGATGaagagagagggagaaaaaaaaaaaaaaaaaccaattgtAAGATCACAATTCAGTATGTAtgtgtgcatatatatatatatatatatatataaagagagaaagagagagattgcCTGGGGTTGTTTGGGAACTGAATCATCGTTGATGGAAGAAGAAATGATGCGGGGAGTGAAGTCTATCTTTCGCTTTGAGtggagaaaaatcaagaagCGGACGTTTTTGTGACTCCATTGAGGCAGCATAACTCGAAGTGGCGAACAAATTGAGGACATTTTCTATGGATTCTTGTGTACTATAAATGAGTGTAGAGAGGGAGTTTCAGAAACAAATTGGGGGCTTTGAGGTGGGAAATggaaattgaaatcaaggttTCAGTGATCTTGTGTGGTCAGAAATGAGAGAAAGGAGGACACTTTGTTTCCTCCCTGCCTTTTTGCTTCTGATAAGCCCCACGGCTTGAAGGCAAACAATATCCACAAAGCTAAAAAGCCTGTGTTGATAACATCTTGTGTCGTGCTAAATGCTAATACGTCACTGAAAATGGGGGGTCGCAATTCGTGGTGGGTGTGTGTTCGGCTCGTGtcaaaaatctaaataataatattaataatcgatttaaaatataaatttaaatacaatCTAAATATTATATAGATAATACATcatataactcatttaataatcaaatcttattaaataattatatccCGTTAAATCttatatcaatatattattaatctactaatttgatattttgatattttatgatttaattgatctatttatttaaaattatattttaaatgagtCAATAAATGAGTTGatattaaataagttaaggtTATAACTAGATTaatcaatatgattattaaataaatcaatatagGTCTAATTCTTGTCATACAAGTTAACTAAAAAACAACCTATTTATTAAGCAAGTTATATATATCGATATGAATTTAATCCAAATACGAGTAtacttaattaaatttataagaaatgtaTTAGGTTCAAGTCGTATTAGTGAACCATATTGAGATTTGTCTAGCATGCTTAAACATGAATATAAGAGGataaaatgatttatatatacGAGGGCATAATTGTCTTAAAATAAGGACTTCTACTAGGAGAGAaaactttccatcccatggtaGTCATTTGCTTAAATACTACTTAAAAtttagggttaattttattgacCTTTCTTAAAGTTTAATATAAATGCAATAAACCATAGTTAGTTCGTAAATTTATGGAGCACCTTCCCTATTATGAAGCAACTTTTGTTAAAAGGACTAATAAgttatttaacaatatttatttaattaaaaaacaaaaagcttgCACCTACCATATTTTATGGGTTGCTTCCAATGGAAGCTTCACGTCGTACTTCATTTTTCATTACAGAGAAGTGACTGAACTCATTATTTCATTTGTCATTCCATAGAAGCCACTTTTCAATACC is a genomic window of Vitis riparia cultivar Riparia Gloire de Montpellier isolate 1030 chromosome 1, EGFV_Vit.rip_1.0, whole genome shotgun sequence containing:
- the LOC117922514 gene encoding uncharacterized protein LOC117922514 isoform X1, whose translation is MSSICSPLRVMLPQWSHKNVRFLIFLHSKRKIDFTPRIISSSINDDSVPKQPQLGYDPSVELFGLEVDLQPRNVTSDAPKIRSWFGPNGQYIRELPCPSCRGRGYTPCTECGIERSRLDCSQCNGKGMQTCHKCFGDCVIWEESIDERPWEKARSVSPLKVKEDDEVDNLDIKLDVRRKSKRVYQSPSPEVGLKISRSLKSLNAKTGLFSKRMKIIHRDPKLHAQRVAAIKKAKGTAAARKRASEALKAFFRDPENRRKRSIAMKGAKFYCRNCGREGHRRHYCPELANSSVDRRFRCRLCGEKGHNRRTCRRSRESGTRSTVSRHHHCRICGHSGHNRRTCPQGTGLKLDAGGTNRGSLISGSRIYACRLCLEKGHNIRTCPSKNK
- the LOC117922514 gene encoding uncharacterized protein LOC117922514 isoform X2, translating into MSSICSPLRVMLPQWSHKNVRFLIFLHSKRKIDFTPRIISSSINDDSVPKQPQLGYDPSVELFGLEVDLQPRNVTSDAPKIRSWFGPNGQYIRELPCPSCRGRGYTPCTECGIERSRLDCSQCNGKGMQTCHKCFGDCVIWEESIDERPWEKARSVSPLKVKEDDEVDNLDIKLDVRRKSKRVYQSPSPEVGLKISRSLKSLNAKTGLFSKRMKIIHRDPKLHAQRVAAIKVPNFTVETADVKVIGDTTVLNSPIVQWIGGSDVGYVGKRAIIEEPVGGQEKVVPEARFQGITIVGYVVIAAITAGHALKVLG